The segment CTGATGAAGAATATAAAGCATTCGCGGAATTAATGGACTCATACAATCGTACGTTCGCCGTATCTATCACGACATTAGTATTAGCCGTAATTGGTTTTATTATTGCAGAAGTTCAGGTTGGTTATTTAATTACTAACAATATTCGTTGGCTGTACGGCTTACTGGTTATGCTCCCTCTTGCTGTTACCTCTATTGGGACGAAATATGACTTTAACCACCTGACTTTTAGTATGCCTAAAACTATCTTATATAGCGTACTCAATGTTATTGCTCTCATTTCAATTATCGCGATCGTGGTTATGCTTAACAGCTGAGTTTATATTGATAAATATCGTACAGACAAAAATCTCCTTGCTGATAATTTAGCTTTCAGCAAGGTTTTTATTACTTCCTCCCCTTGAGTAATATTAAGCCTAAGAAACTGATTTAATTAATGTAAGTAATATTAGTTCATGCCAATAAGCATCATTATTGACAATGAATTCTCTAGAAATTCAACTGACGCTGACATTCACACAAGCCATATCCATATCATCAAGCAGAATTTTGAATGATGTATCAGGTTGCATTTATGATCTGATCAGGGAGTTTGTTGATGGCATTTGACTATGGGTCAATTGATTTAGGGCTTAAAAATCCTTTTAAAACTGAAGGAAAAATAACAGCGGCACGTGGCATTATTGTTATTTGTCTTGGTGCTTATGGATTATTTTCAGCAGCAAAAACGGTAACGCATAGTACGGTAGCGGGTTGGATAATGATCCTATTTGCTTTAGCTTTACTTATCAGCGGATTAACAACTGCCTACCGTGGTATTTCAGCAACACTTAAGTATTTTGTTGGCCGTAATCATCCAACATCTTTAGCGCATAATCATAGCAACACATCAGAGCACGCTTTCCAAGAAAATGCTTATGTCGCCTACTCTGAAGAAACAATTACCGATATGCTCATTGGTCGTAAAAATACGACTTTTGCCGAACCAACTGGGTTTATTGCACATGCATTGCACAGTATTTTCCCTAGCCTAATCTACATGCCCTACCCTATCCGCAATTTAGCTCAACGTTTATGTGCCGCTTGGACTAATACGATTGTCGCTTTATTGTGTTATGGCTTTATCGCTTTTATTTCCCTAACTGGCTTTATTGGCTCACTTGGTAAACAAGTATTTCCTGTTTATTCCGTGGTACTGACATTGGGGTTATTATGCATGTGGATTTTAACCAGTTTACGACTTAACCGTATGTCGCAAACACGTGTACCTCGTTTATCTAACATTGAATTTATTCGTACTCTGATTGCTGCTGTTGTATTACCCATTGCAATAGGGTTAGCACTGAAACTGGCGATGCTTGTTGTTGGGACAACTCGTGTTAGCCATTTTATTAGTTACTTCGCCAACCTACATAATACGATGTTTATCTGTGCGATTATCATAGGTGCAGCGATTGTCACCATTATTGTGGCACTCATGCTTAATAAGCGTTTATCGCTATCCAACCCAAACGTGGAAGTTTCCGAACTACGTGAGAACTGGCAAGAGTCCGTCCACCCAAACGAAGTATTCATCAACCTTGATAATCTTGTTATGGCAAATCGCCGTTATAAAGAGGTGCCTAACCGCGTTTATAAAGAGCTAAAGCCAACATTAGAAGAACAAGTACAAGCCAAAGGCAGTTTTGCAGGAGAAACACTTCAAGAAGTACAACCAAAGTATAAAGCGATTGAAGTCGATCAAGCATTAGATAACACTCGAATGTTTAGCTTAATAACTGGCAACCTTCTTCTTATTGGCTCCGCTATTACCGTTTTGTTTGCCGCACTATCAATAACAGGCATTGTTACAGGTAGCCACACTGCAACTAAGGTGACACAACTTTTCTTTGTTGCTTGTATTTTAAAAGCACTAGGTAGCATTTTATCTAATGCTAGCCATTTGTTTTTTGCTGAAATGCTATTTGAAAGCAATATTATCTATTTAAAAGTAGAGGGTACGTTTACTGAATCAAAAATCTCGACAGGTAATAGTATTCACGACTCGACTCGTTCTGAGAATATTTTAGTCCGTTCAAGCCTTACACCCTGGATTATTGTTAGCCGCATTATTAGTAGCTCATTTGCTTCATCTGGGACAAATAACCTTGAGCACCCTCGATTTATTTTAGAAATGCACAAAAATGATCGTGAGCTAGAGAGTATCCGAGGTGATTTAGTCAGTTTCTTAAAAGACAGAGAATCGATAGCGGCCATAACAAGCCAACGTGATTTGATGAACACTTCTCAAATTCATGAAATTAACCAGCAAACTCGCGCAAGCAATATGTCGATTAATCATCATGATGAAGAAATAGGTGGTTATATTCATCGTGAATACGAAGAAAAATACCCACAGTAATTTTCTATGTTCAATTCATATAAAAAGGAGAAAGTATTTAATTATTTTCTCCTTTTTATTTTTATTCGTCATGTTTAATTAAATCATAGTCACGCTATACAAAATAATTACGCATTTTTACTCCCGCAATCCATGCAATATTAGTGTGCATCAAGCTAAAAAATTTATATGACGAACATCACGTTTTATATTTCATTCAACTGCAAGAATATTCGCTCAATACATATAACTTAACGATAATTAATGAAAAAGATAACGTTACTTTCCGCACTTATTACTTCAGCTATTACTGTACCAGCTTTTGCCTGCACGACCATCTTAGTAGGTAACCAAGCAACAACTGATGGGTCTTTTATTGTCGCACGTAATGAAGACTATCAAGCCACTAATGCAAAACAGTTTATCTACCATCCCGCTGAAGCTAAACAAAAAGCTGATTTCAAATCTAACGCCAATGACTTTACTTATCCTGCCGCAGAAAATGCACTGGAATACACTTCATTGTCAGATTTTGACACCCATGGTACCAGTATGGGTGAAGCTGGATTTAACTCTGCTGGGATTGGTATGTCTGCAACCGAAACCATTTATAACGGTACTCAAGCACTCGCGGTTGATCCGTACGTAACCAAAACAGGTATTGGTGAAGATGCGATTGAAAATGTCATTTTGCCACGTGTAAAAACAGCTAAAGAAGGCGTTGAACTGTTAGGTAAGATCATTGAGAAACAAGGCGCATCTGAAGGCTTTGGTGTTGCCTTCGTCGATAAAACCGGTATTTGGTATTTAGAAACTGGCAGTGGTCACCAATGGATGGCACAAAAGATCCCAGCCGATAAATATTTCGTTTCTGCGAACCAAGGTCGATTAACTACCTATAAACCGCATAACCCAGATTATTTAGCTTCTCCAACACTAGTTAGCTTTGCCGAACAACATGCTTTATACACTCCTGTTACAGGAGAGGCTTTCAACTTCCACAAAGCTTACTCGCAAGATACCAAGAATGATCAAACGTACAATTACCCTCGCGTTTGGACGTTACAACATATGTATACAAAAGGCTTAAATACCAAGATAACGCAAGGTGAGAGTTTCCCTGTCTTTTTAAAACCAAGCCATAAATTATCTGTTGCAGATGTTGAACAAGGGCTACGAAACCACTATCAAGGTACGTCACACGACCCATACGCGAATAGCAATCCTAAAGAAGCATACCGACCAATATCTGTATTTAGAACTCAAGAATCACACATATTGCAAGTTCGTCCTAATCTGCCTATCGCTATCGGTGAAACCGAATACATGGCATACGGGATGACAGCACTCAGCGTTTATATTCCTTACTATCAAGGTATGACAGAGGTGCCTAAAGCATTAACCATTGGCACAGATAAAGCAGACAACCTATCTGCTAACTGGCAATTCCGTAAGTTACAAACCATTGCCATGACCAACTGGAATGAGTTCTCGCCAATTGTTCAAAAAGCCTATCAACAATTTGAGCAGCAAACGGCCGTTAAGCAACAAGAGCTTGAAAAGCAGTACCTTGCGATATACAAAAAACAACCTAAACAAGCACAAGCATTAATCAATCAATTCGAACAAAAAACAGTTGATAACGCATTGGCATTAACCAATGAATTAACCAATACCTTATTAACAAAAATGACCCATAACACCGATATGCTGTATCACTTTGAAGGCGCATAAGTTGATAAAACATAATCACTAGCAATAATCGAGAGATAACCAAAGGTTATAAAATTAAGGGTTATTTCTCGTTTTATCTTTTCAATGTCGCACTTTGAAACAATATTTATACCTATTCTTTTTCCGCATCTTATATCATTTGCTCATTCTGTTATGAGCACTCTCGACAATGCGAATACTACTCACCTTTCTTAGCCTTATTGTTCTTGTCTTTATCCCTTGTTCTGCATTGGCAAAAACAAGTGAGCAACAAGCTCAGATCACCTTAGGCCGCTATTTATTTAATGATGTTCGCTTATCAAAGCTCGGCAATCGCAGCTGTGGCCTTTGCCATGCTGTCGATCTTGGTTGGACAAATCGATTTAGCAAAGTTCCTGATATCAATGGCAACCCAACAACGCTAAACACGCCAGCATTACTTAATGTTGCCCAATATGACCAATTCATGCAAAGTCGCGAAGGATTACAGACACTAGAACAAGCTATTTTGTTGCCTTTATTTGGCACAACCCCAACAGAAATGGGGATGACAGAGCCGTTATTATTACAACGTTTACAACAAGCGTCTGATATCTATACCCCACTATTTGAAGCCAGTTATCAATCAGCAGATATCACAACCCAGAAAGTCATTGACGCATTAGCGAAGTATGTAGAAACAATTCAAAGTGTTGATACGCCCTATCACCGTTATTTATCTGGTGATACTGATGCGCTAAATAAAGAGCAAAAGCTAGGATTAGCACTGTTCAATAGTGATCGCCTAAAGTGCTCACAGTGCCATGGTGGCGAGCTATTAAATACCCCTAAAAACAACACCGATCCACTTTATGTCAGCACAGGGTTGTACGGTATAAAAAATAAAGATGGTAAATACTTATACCCTGAAAATGAACGTGGCAAAGCCAGTTTTAGCCATAAAGAAAGTGACGACGGAAAATACCGTATACCTTCATTGATCAATGTGAGCGAAACAGCACCTTGGGGGCATGATGGCAGCGTACAATCACTCGAGCAGTATATTGAACATTATGCTGCCGGTGGACGAATGCTGACGATAGGAAAAAATGCAGGAGATGGTCGTTATCATCTCAATAAAGACAACAAGATCTCAGGCTTTAGTTTATCGAATAAAGAGAAAAAAGCGCTCGTTGCTTTTCTCAACAGCTTAACCATAAATCGACTACCAGCACAGCAACACCAAGATCCCTTTTGCCAGTTAGTCCCATTAAAAAATAAAAAAGACAGCCCGAACTGTCTTCCACCTTTTAAAGTGAAGTCATGAACACCATAAACAAGACCATGAAAAAGACGATTCAGCTAATAACAATAAGCACCTTGCTAAGCCAATCAATGGCCGTAAGCGCGAACACCGACATTAACCCTGAACACAAAGGACGTAATGATTATTTTGCCAAAAGTTATCAGCCATTATGTAACTTGCCAACAAAGACTATTGCTACAGCTTCAACACTTGAAGAGGCCAGCCAGCAAGAATTTATTTTAAATAAAGAATTAGGCTTATCCACCCAGCTAAATTCCCAAGGTGAAGCTTATATTCAACTGGCGATCAAAGAGTGGAATGAGAAGTTTATCGTCGGTGTTACACCGAAAACCCAAGTATCGATGGCGGGTGCTGATATTCAAGGCGCAGATATTGTTAACTTGCAATGTGCCGAGCAATCACAATACCTTACCCACTTAAACACCCACGAATGGGGAAGCTATACTCTGAAACTCACAGGTAAGCCAAACCAGTTAGTGAAAGTACAAATCACCACAACAGATAAGTAGAAACAAGCCTGAGCAATCTTTGCTTAGGCTTATTGTTTCAAACTTATAAACCTGTGTTGCGGTGGTATTCTTGCTCAGCAAATTCTTTGCCTTTTTGTGCCGCCGCCGCACAAGACTCTGGTGCAATATCACCACGCTCAGTCACATATTGCTTAAGCTCCGCCGCTTTCTCTGTGCGATTAAAAAATTCATGATAGCCAATATTTTTACATAGCTCCCATGACGATACACCCGCTGCATTTTTTAATGTATAGCTATTTGATGGCGTTCCAGCACACCCCACTAGCCCGAATGCAATCAGTGAAAATAACACCTGCTTTTTCATCAAAAATCCTTTGTTTCAACTTTATCTCAATGATTTGACATACAATATCACATCATCTCTTACTTATGTTTTAGTATAAACATGATACTGATTCAAAGCCTCATTATTGATTAGACGTTAATAGGATAATTTCCTAATATACGCATGGTTCAAATACGTTTATGATCGTTGCTAATGTAACCTTCATCGCTAGAGCTATTTTTAGGATTCACCATGAGCAATTTTAATCTTTATACCGCCCTTTTACCTTGTTTCGATTGCCGTCAACAAAAAGCAGAAGCAAGCTTAGGTTGGCTAACCCCTGCTATGCATGAAGCGGTTCTTGCGCAAGTTAATACCATCATTACAGCGAGCAATGATTACCCTGATGATCTTGTTACCACTATCACTTGTTCTGTTGATGAAGCTAAGTATTACCTATTGTTAAATGCATTTGCTTATTCAGAAGAAGAAATGCAAACAACAGGCGTAGATCCAGACGACCTTGTTGAAATTGAAAAAGAAATCAAAGCAAACAAGAATGCTGATGGCATGATTGAGCTTGAACATGACATTGCGCTACAAGGCTGTACTACTTGCTGCCCTGACGCATAATTCCATACTATTTACTATGGTGTACGCTATGTGCGCCATAGTCATATTCCCCCTCTCGCCTCAACCATACCGCCTTAAGACTTGAAATTACGCTGACTAGCCCCATTTTATTAATACGACAATTAATAATAAGAGCAAAAATAAGATGAACAGCCCTATTTTAGATGACTTAAATTGGCGTTATACCACCAAGAGTTACGATCCTAATAAAACCATCTCAGCAGAAAATATTGCCATTATTTCAGAAGCACTACGCTTATCAGCATCATCAATCAACTCGCAGCCATGGCGCTTTATTATTTTAGAATCAGATGATGCTAAACAACGATTTAGCAATACCTTTGAGACTAAGTTTTTAGCCAATAAACCTCACGCAACTAACGCCAGCCATATCATTTTATTTACTCACAACCCTCATTATTCGATTGAAGATTTTGAAGCTGTGATAGATAAAAATATTCTTGATGGCCGAATTAAACCAGAGAAAAAAGACGATGCAGTGAGCAAGTTTAGCTTTGCGGATTTATACACCGAGCCGAGTGGTTACAATGCTAATTGGACAAAAGCACAACTGTATCTTGCTTTCGGTAATATTCTGCATGTTCTTGCACGATTAAAAATAGACTCAACACCACTTGAAGGTATTGACGTAAAACGTGTTGAGAAAGAATTCAGCCAAGAGTTAGATGGCTTCTCATGCCCTGTCGCACTAGCGATTGGCTACCATGATGAATCTGATTTTAATGCTCGTTTACCTAAATCTCGTATGCCATTAGAAACTGTTGTTCATAAAATCTAACAGCATGTGGAATGATAAAGTGATAGGTGAACCTTAAATAATAAGCCAACACACTAATAACATTATTCAACCAGTTGATGGTTTATTATCTATTAACTATAAAAAAGCCGCTGATTAATCAGTGGCTTTTTCTTTTAAAACTTGGCGAAGAGATAGGCTATGAATTCTCGATACGCGATAAAACAATAGTAACCACCAAACGTTACGCATAGTAAAAATGCCACGCGTGCAAATCACGCTTTAGCTATTTGTTATGTAAATTATTTCAGCGCAATGTAGACGCTAACTTTACTAGCACTTTCGTAATGCTCAAAATCTGTTGTATAAGCCCTTTCATGCGCACAATTAGAAGAAGCAAAGTACGACCAAACAGACTGCCACGCGGCGATAACGGCAGCAGGAAACTCACCTTCGGATTCAAACTTAAGGTAAGAGCCAGATAGAACAGATACCGATGACAGCGCAACATTTGAAGAGGATATTTCATCCGCCCCCATCAAAACATCAAAGTAGCCATCAACATCAGACTCGTAATTGCAGTAGACACTATAAGCCCTTGCCCCCGATTGATAATTGATGACTAAGTTCGCATCAACGTATTCAACATGTTTTGGTATATTCGCCGTTTCAGGATTCATCTCAATTTCATTGCGGGTTCTTAGAACTAAACCTTGGATTTCAAAACCTTTTACTTCAACAACTTCCATTTTTTACTCCATTGACATAACGACTGCAATAAGGTGTGCCCCGCTGAACTAACCAAGCACACTGAACTCTATACCCAACAACTACCAAGTTGTAACGAATCATCTTAATTGCTTTGCTATGCCCGGCAAAATAGTAGAGCAACAACAGGGTAGTACTTGCCGTCATGACTTGAATGTTTTTGGGACATATTTGGACAGCACCAGGCTATAGCACCTACGTTAAATGACGGTAAGGCTTCAATAAATTTACTCACGTCTTCATCATTAGCTCTATCTGACTGAGAGTATGGTGCTACAAATACTACTCCTATCTTTTCACCTTCATCTTTAATCTTTCGGACATCAGAAAGTGCACCAAACAACTGCGATTTAACCAAATTTGTATATTGTTTTTTATTTAGAATATTTGGAAAAGAGACTTTGGCTTCAATAAAAGCACCGATTGATTTATCTGCTAAATAAAGGTCATTCCTACCTTTAGAGTCTTCACCGTCATCTGCGACTTTTATGGTCTGAAACTCTTCAAGAGCTATCATGCCACTTCTCCAAGCAGCCCCAGCCAATATGCCTACATTTGCCCTTTCGTTATACCAATAAGGAAGATCATCTCCATCCCATACTGATATATAATCTTGTATGCACTCAATCCAGCTTAAAAGAAGTGACCTATACGACAAAAGGCTTTCATCACGAATATGAACACCTGAACTAACCATTTTTATCCTCATCGTTTTAAGGGGCGAAAAACGATAGCTTCACGCGAAAATACCACATTAAATGCCATAAATTAATTTAACAAAAATAGCGGAGCGTTTTTCGTCAGCCTGAAACCCCTAGTTATACTTATTTTTTCTCGACGGCTTTAGTAGCTACAACAGCTAAACCCAACGATAGAATCAAAAATGCCAAGCGTTGGAAAACACTCTTAAATGCTTTGTTAGCTTTTAGTTGTACTCTCCAACCATGAATTCATCCGTGCAATATAGTTATCAAGCTCTGCATTTTGCGAGGTAAATAGAACTAAGGTTGACTCCCAATACTCTAAGTCAGATTCATCGTGACGCTGAGGATAGATGTCTTTGCACTCAAAGAACATATAATTTAGTCGAGATATGAAGTAGAGATCATTGAACACTACCATCTCAACAATATTTTTATAAAACACATCTAAGTCAAAGAAATCATTAAAGATTACACTAAGTATATGAGGTACTTTTTGTCTTTCGACATCTATGCTTTTAATACCAAGCTGACTACTTATTGCATCTATTTGATGCTTGTTTCCAACTTCAACCTGACGATAAAGCATATCAAAATAAGGAGATTTGTTTACCAATGGAGTGATAAGTTCTTCAAACCTACTTACAATTTCCATTCGCTTTTCTGTGCAGTAAGGAAGCCTTTTGTAAGTTATAACGATGTCCCCCTCATATGTATAACCTTCTTCACTACAAGCTTGTTCTAGCAAGCTATTAAACTTTTTAACAAACGAAGGAAAAAGAAAATTTGGAGCAACTTCTTCGATTATTAACTCACAGGCCAGTTCTAACTCTTTAATCTTTGTTTTTGCTAGGGACAAATAGTTGTTGATCTCTTCCTTTATTTGAGAGATTCGCTCTGCTTGCTCTTTTGTTAAACTTGTATTTGAAAGTTGCTTGTCCAGATCCACTTTTAGTAATTGTTTAAATAACACCTTTATGACCGAGATGTACTCTTCTAAATGAATTCGTTGAACTGTGAGACCATTTCCTTGATGGTATAGCTTATTTCTAATTCCATGGAAAAATTCAACTCGGGCTAAATCTTTTAAGCTGATTCCTTGTCTACTACTTTTGACGCCCTCAACAACGTCATGGAAACCCTTGCGAATTATGGTGTAACGTTCGTCTTCCGACGTTGTTGATCCTGTAATTTTCTTAGGAAGACCTAAATAGGTCTTTAGTAACATTTCTGCTCCAACATCTAATAACAGGAAAGCAATTAAGTTATCTTCTTCACTCTTTTTTCTTGCATGGTTGATAGCCTCACTCACGATTTTTACGGGCGCTTTTTGCCAAGCTTCTAAATTTTCTTTACTCATCTACTTTCATCTCTAAATCTAATATAAGCTAACAGTGTATTAATAAGTATTCTTACTTTCACGTAAAAAACTCATAAAATATCTTCATCGTACTCAATATAATCTCTACATATCATGAGGTTGGTAGCATTATTTAACACCAATACTTTATGGAAGTATCTGAAAAATAAGAGGTGTATTTAATCTGTCTTATTAAATACAAAACGGAACTCAAACGAGAAAACCACCACGTTTCATTACCACTGTTTATACACATTAAATAAAATTAGTGCAAAATCACGTTAATACGATAGGAATGAGTATCTGTTCGAGATAATAAAAGGGAAAATATGAGTGAGCCGAATAACTCACTCATTTGTAAACATAAGTGCGTAGAGTACAAACCGTACAATACGCACTAGTGTTTTAGTAAATTTCAGGATAAATACTATCTCCCATTCACTCATCTTTATTGATACCCAATATTTTATCGCACCAAGCTATAATTTTTTCAGCATAGAGAGTCAGAATACCAAGACCTAGCAATAAGAAAATGTAGATCCATCCAAGCCAGTAAAAAATTTTCGGTACATTTGGAGCAATAACTGCGGCTACACTACCAAACGACATTAATAAAAAAAATATTTCCCAGAATGCTTTCTTCATAGCAAACCTCTAACTTTAGTTAATAGAACACCAACGTTAGCATGCCTTTTTTATTTCCAAAGTCAGCGTACTGCGACCTTACAAGCTCGCTTGGGATGCTTATTTAATAGAAATGGCAGTAATGAATTTTCAGACATAAGCGGTTATGCAGTTGCCACAATTAAAACTAATCGTCTTAGGAAAAGTAAAGGTAGCAGTAGCACTTATTACAGACA is part of the Photobacterium angustum genome and harbors:
- a CDS encoding GyrI-like domain-containing protein, with the translated sequence MEVVEVKGFEIQGLVLRTRNEIEMNPETANIPKHVEYVDANLVINYQSGARAYSVYCNYESDVDGYFDVLMGADEISSSNVALSSVSVLSGSYLKFESEGEFPAAVIAAWQSVWSYFASSNCAHERAYTTDFEHYESASKVSVYIALK
- a CDS encoding cytochrome-c peroxidase, with the translated sequence MRILLTFLSLIVLVFIPCSALAKTSEQQAQITLGRYLFNDVRLSKLGNRSCGLCHAVDLGWTNRFSKVPDINGNPTTLNTPALLNVAQYDQFMQSREGLQTLEQAILLPLFGTTPTEMGMTEPLLLQRLQQASDIYTPLFEASYQSADITTQKVIDALAKYVETIQSVDTPYHRYLSGDTDALNKEQKLGLALFNSDRLKCSQCHGGELLNTPKNNTDPLYVSTGLYGIKNKDGKYLYPENERGKASFSHKESDDGKYRIPSLINVSETAPWGHDGSVQSLEQYIEHYAAGGRMLTIGKNAGDGRYHLNKDNKISGFSLSNKEKKALVAFLNSLTINRLPAQQHQDPFCQLVPLKNKKDSPNCLPPFKVKS
- a CDS encoding C69 family dipeptidase, translating into MKKITLLSALITSAITVPAFACTTILVGNQATTDGSFIVARNEDYQATNAKQFIYHPAEAKQKADFKSNANDFTYPAAENALEYTSLSDFDTHGTSMGEAGFNSAGIGMSATETIYNGTQALAVDPYVTKTGIGEDAIENVILPRVKTAKEGVELLGKIIEKQGASEGFGVAFVDKTGIWYLETGSGHQWMAQKIPADKYFVSANQGRLTTYKPHNPDYLASPTLVSFAEQHALYTPVTGEAFNFHKAYSQDTKNDQTYNYPRVWTLQHMYTKGLNTKITQGESFPVFLKPSHKLSVADVEQGLRNHYQGTSHDPYANSNPKEAYRPISVFRTQESHILQVRPNLPIAIGETEYMAYGMTALSVYIPYYQGMTEVPKALTIGTDKADNLSANWQFRKLQTIAMTNWNEFSPIVQKAYQQFEQQTAVKQQELEKQYLAIYKKQPKQAQALINQFEQKTVDNALALTNELTNTLLTKMTHNTDMLYHFEGA
- a CDS encoding nitroreductase family protein: MNSPILDDLNWRYTTKSYDPNKTISAENIAIISEALRLSASSINSQPWRFIILESDDAKQRFSNTFETKFLANKPHATNASHIILFTHNPHYSIEDFEAVIDKNILDGRIKPEKKDDAVSKFSFADLYTEPSGYNANWTKAQLYLAFGNILHVLARLKIDSTPLEGIDVKRVEKEFSQELDGFSCPVALAIGYHDESDFNARLPKSRMPLETVVHKI